One part of the Ictidomys tridecemlineatus isolate mIctTri1 chromosome 13, mIctTri1.hap1, whole genome shotgun sequence genome encodes these proteins:
- the LOC101968945 gene encoding procathepsin L, translating to MSPSLFLVLLGFPVLSAAPALEYGLNAQWHQWKAKHRKTYGTNEEGWRRSVWEKNMRMIEQHNEEYSQGKHGFTMAMNAFGDMTNEEFRQVRNSVQYQQLQREAVFQEPLFGDVPESVDWRKKGYVTPVKDQGPCGSCWAFSATGALEGQMFRKTGKLISLSEQNLVDCSRAQGNMGCNGGLMDFAFQYIKDNGGLESEDSYPYEAKDGFCRYKPENSVANNTGVIYIPKHEEALKKAVAAVGPISVSIDASLRSFQFYKKGIYYDPDCKSSELNHGVLLVGYGFEGTNPNKNKYWLVKNSWSKGWGMDGYIKIARDRNNVCGIATAACYPTVN from the exons ATGAGTCCCTCTCTCTTCCTGGTCCTCCTTGGCTTCCCAGTGCTCTCCGCTGCTCCAGCCCTTGAGTATGGTTTGAATGCACAGTGGCACCAGTGGAAAGCAAAGCACCGGAAAACCTACGGCACG AATGAAGAAGGATGGAGGCGATCAGTGTGGGAGAAGAACATGAGGATGATCGAGCAGCACAACGAGGAGTACAGCCAGGGGAAGCACGGTTTCACCATGGCCATGAACGCCTTCGGggacatg ACGAATGAAGAATTCAGGCAAGTGAGGAACAGCGTTCAATACCAGCAGCTCCAGAGGGAGGCAGTGTTCCAGGAACCTCTGTTTGGGGATGTGCCCGAATCTGTGGACTGGAGAAAGAAAGGCTACGTGACTCCTGTGAAGGATCAG GGTCCCTGTGGTTCCTGTTGGGCTTTTAGTGCCACTGGGGCCCTGGAAGGACAGATGTTCCGGAAAACGGGCAAACTCATCTCGCTGAGTGAGCAGAACCTGGTGGACTGTTCCAGGGCCCAAGGCAATATGGGCTGCAATGGTGGCCTGATGGATTTTGCCTTCCAGTACATCAAGGACAACGGAGGCCTGGAGTCAGAGGACTCCTATCCATACGAGGCCAAG GATGGCTTCTGTAGGTACAAACCTGAGAATTCTGTCGCCAACAACACGGGCGTGATCTACATTCCAAAGCACGAGGAAGCCCTCAAGAAGGCAGTGGCAGCTGTGGGGCCCATCTCTGTTTCTATCGATGCAAGCTTGAGGTCCTTCCAGTTCTATAAAAAAG GCATTTATTACGACCCAGACTGCAAAAGCAGTGAGCTGAATCATGGTGTTCTGCTGGTTGGCTATGGTTTTGAAGGAACAAACccgaataaaaataaatactggctGGTCAAGAACAG TTGGAGTAAAGGATGGGGCATGGATGGCTACATAAAGATCGCCCGAGACCGGAACAACGTCTGTGGAATTGCTACGGCAGCCTGCTATCCTACCGTGAACTGA